In the genome of Anaerolineales bacterium, the window GGCGCTGCTTGGCGCCTGGGCACGATGGCTGGTGCGTTCCGGCCGCAGCGGGAAGACCAACAACGGGCTGGTCGCGGTATGGCCGCGCAGCAACACGCAGGGCGCCTGGGACCTGGGGCTTCGACCGGCGCCAGAGGGGCTGCAGCCGGCCCTGCGCGACAAGCGTTTTGCCTATGTCATGGCCTGTGATCCGGTCGGGGACGATCCGAAGCTCGCCCCGGCGTTTCGCCAGCTCGATTTTGTCGTCGTCCAGGAGCTGTTTCTGACCGCGACCGCCAGCCTGGCCGACGTGGTGCTTCCGGCTCAGTCCTTCCTGGAACGCGAGGGCAGCCTGACATCGGGTGAGCGCCGCGCCCAGCGCTTCTACCCTGTGGTTCCGCCGACCGGAGATACCCGTCCGGATTGGCTGATGGTGGCCAACGTGGGCGAGGCGCTCGGCGTCCCGCTGGAAAGGCGCTCGGCGGCGGCCGTGATGATGGCGATCGGTGCTGCCCTCCCCGACTTCGCCGGTGTAACCTACCAGGCCATGGCGCAGTCGGCTGAGCAGTGGCCGCCAGTCGGCGGCGCCGACTTGTACTTCGGGGGCACGGCCTACAAAAACCGCCAGGGGCTGGGCGTGCTGCTCCCGCGCCGGTTGGCGGCTGAGCACTTGCCCGGAGACTCGCCCGCCCCCCTTTCGCCGGGGTCGCAGGCGCGCGGCCTCACCCTGGTTCCAATCGCCCGCCTGTACGATCAGGGGACCACGCTGCGACCTTCTACCCTGTTGCAGGGCAGGATGGCAACGCCCAGCCTCGAATTGAATCCCGAGGATGCCGCACGCCTGGGCCTGTCCGACGGTGCCACGCTGGGCCTGGCCTGGGAGGGTGGGACGGAGGAGATCCCGGTACGGGTGTCGGCGGCCGTCCCGCTTGGCCTGGCGCTTGTGCCGCGCAGCGTTGGGCTCAAGCTCGACGAGCCGATTGCGGCCAACCTGCCGCAGGCTGAGGCGCGGGTATGACCATCGATCTGGCCATTGTCGCCGAATGGGCCCTTAAGTCCTTGATCCTGATCGTGATGCTGGTGACGGGGTTCGCCTACCTGACGTTCTTTGAGCGCCGGGTGCTGGCCCGGATGCAGGTGCGGATCGGGCCCAACCGGGCCGGCCCCATGGGCCTGCTGCAGCCGATCGCCGACGGCGTCAAGCTGATCTTCAAGGAAGAGTTGATTCCGGACAAGGCGGATAAGTTGGTCTTCGTCCTGGCTCCGGTGATTACTGTGATCCCGGCCCTGATCATCCTGGCGGTCGTGCCCTTCGGCCCTCCGATCGAAATCGCCGGGCGGGTGGTTCACCTGGGCGTCGCCGATGGGCTGAACGTGGGCGTGCTCTACATCATGGCGGTGGCCTCGGTGGCGGTCTATGGCATCGCGCTGGCGGGCTGGTCCTCGAACAACAAGTACGCCTTGCTCGGCGGGCTGCGCTCCACGGCCCAGATGGTGAGCTATGAGATCGCACTCGGCCTGTCATTCATCGGGCCGATCTTATTGGCCAATTCGATGAGCATGCGCTCCATTGTTCAGGCACAGGAGTCGTGGTGGTTCATCCTGGCGCAGCCGATCGGTTTCATGATCTTCCTGATCGCCACGGTGGCCGAGGTCAACCGGGCGCCGTTTGACATGCCCGAGGCCGAGCAGGAACTCGCCGCCGGCTACCACGTCGAGTACTCCGGGATGAAGTTCGCTCTGATGTTTATGGCGGAGTATGACAAGATGATCGCCGTGGCCGCCATCGGCGCCTCGCTGTTCCTGGGCGGCTACTGGGGCCCTTGGGTCGA includes:
- the nuoH gene encoding NADH-quinone oxidoreductase subunit NuoH translates to MTIDLAIVAEWALKSLILIVMLVTGFAYLTFFERRVLARMQVRIGPNRAGPMGLLQPIADGVKLIFKEELIPDKADKLVFVLAPVITVIPALIILAVVPFGPPIEIAGRVVHLGVADGLNVGVLYIMAVASVAVYGIALAGWSSNNKYALLGGLRSTAQMVSYEIALGLSFIGPILLANSMSMRSIVQAQESWWFILAQPIGFMIFLIATVAEVNRAPFDMPEAEQELAAGYHVEYSGMKFALMFMAEYDKMIAVAAIGASLFLGGYWGPWVDRVPLLGPLYLFLKVVAILFLMIWMRATLPRLRYDRLMAFGWKVMLPLALVNVVLTAVLVIAIGG